One genomic region from Vitis riparia cultivar Riparia Gloire de Montpellier isolate 1030 chromosome 17, EGFV_Vit.rip_1.0, whole genome shotgun sequence encodes:
- the LOC117904547 gene encoding origin of replication complex subunit 5 has translation MGKEESPQITRRTTRSSSSTPILKNGEETTKTSEPHPLTINDLVFGGEPIKLDELLSSFPGRRIQILELMRLLGPLNSPMLPLLLYGGTSTGKTSIILQIFRHLNRPFVYSSCLTCYSPRILFESIMNQLLLHRKNADSGYASAKRCERPSDFVVFLREALTNVLNTLKGNSGKSSSRKLAGQANGRMIYLIFDNLELVREWDKSSSILPFLFELYDILNMPEVGLIFISKVSPDAYYSDRGYVEPIPILFPDYTEDGLRQIFMRNQANPKLYSSFLDVVLRTFSRITRRVDELSTAFSPLFKKYCEPLSDPGLVPNEDTKRKLFSHLQPHLAPALNEIFKVQSQPSPEVEAKQEKARRKSNANKLGGREAFDEIDFHMSTSAKYLIISAFLASRNPATLDASLFDSTGGSDNRKRKRKSSEKSMEQKETAEQELLMKGPGTFPLERLLAIFQCLTSVVESSLGEDQQINEGLGAGNGDSGLMSDVLLQLSSLCNANFISKGGSCPLEGSTRYRATISEDLTLKVARSLKFPLSKYLYRG, from the exons ATGGGCAAAGAGGAAAGCCCACAAATTACCAGAAGAACAACCCGATCCTCCTCTTCCACCCCCATTCTAAAGAATGGCGaggaaacaacaaaaacaagtgAACCCCACCCTCTTACAATCAATGACCTTGTATTTGGAGGGGAACCCATAAAATTGGATGAACTACTATCTAGTTTCCCTGGCAGAAGGATTCAAATTCTCGAGCTCATGCGTCTGTTGGGTCCTTTGAACTCTCCTATGCTTCCTCTCCTTCTTTATGGAGGTACCTCTACAGGAAAAACCAGCATAATTCTTCAGATATTCAGACATCTCAACCGTCCATTTGTTTACTCAAGCTGTCTTACATGTTACAGTCCCCGGATATTGTTTGAATCCATCATGAACCAGCTGTTGCTTCATAGAAAGAATGCAGACAGTGGTTATGCGAGCGCAAAGCGCTGTGAAAGGCCATCTGATTTTGTTGTTTTCCTTCGGGAAGCCTTAACTAATGTTTTGAATACTCTCAAGGGGAACTCAGGGAAATCAAGCTCAAGGAAGCTGGCGGGACAGGCTAATGGAAGGATGATTTACTTGATATTTGACAATTTGGAGCTTGTTCGAGAATGGGATAAAAGTTCTAGTATATTGCCATTTCTCTTTGAGCTTTATGATATTCTAAATATGCCTGAGGTGGGTCTGATCTTTATCAGTAAGGTGTCACCTGATGCATATTACTCAGATAGAGGTTATGTTGAACCTATCCCGATTCTTTTTCCTGATTATACAGAGGATGGTCTTCGCCAAATCTTCATGAGGAACCAAGCAAACCCAAAGCTCTATTCCTCTTTTCTTGA TGTTGTATTAAGGACTTTCTCTAGAATTACTAGACGGGTTGATGAGTTATCTACTGCCTTTTcaccattatttaaaaaatactgtGAACCCTTGAGTGATCCTGGACTTGTTCCCAATGAAGACACGAAGAGAAAGCTGTTTAGCCACCTTCAACCACATCTTGCTCCTGCTctgaatgaaatatttaaagttCAATCTCAGCCTTCCCCTGAAGTTGAAGCCAAGCAGGAGAAAGCGAGGCGGAAAAGCAATGCAAACAAATTGGGAGGTCGTGAAGCTTTTGATGAGATCGATTTCCATATGTCTACTTCTGcaaaatatcttattatttcGGCATTCCTTGCTTCAAGAAACCCGGCTACCCTCGATGCATCACTATTTGATTCCACTGGGGGTTCTGATAATCGGAAACGAAAGAGGAA GAGTTCTGAAAAATCAATGGAGCAGAAAGAAACAGCAGAGCAGGAATTGCTTATGAAGGGACCTGGAACTTTCCCATTGGAGAGATTATTGGCCATATTTCAGTGTCTCACATCTGTGGTAGAAAGTTCACTGGGTGAAGACCAACAAATAAATGAAGGCTTGGGAGCTGGTAATGGGGATAGTGGTCTAATGTCTGATGTTCTTTTGCAGCTATCCAGTCTCTGTAATGCTAATTTTATTAGCAAAGGAGGGAGCTGCCCATTAGAAGGCTCAACCCGATACCGAGCTACCATTTCTGAAGATCTGACTCTGAAG GTAGCAAGGAGCCTAAAGTTCCCTCTCTCAAAGTACTTGTATAGAGGATAA